One Panicum virgatum strain AP13 chromosome 3N, P.virgatum_v5, whole genome shotgun sequence DNA segment encodes these proteins:
- the LOC120663467 gene encoding NDR1/HIN1-like protein 13 has translation MADRVHPVPPPPSRLPADAEAPATVAGAAPTETTPLQYPSFNSPPSPPPGTYIIHVPKDQVLRVPPPDRARRYKKLAARPARRRLLRRACCCSCAALLLLLFLAAAFAGAVYLVFHPRAPTFSVASLSIRGLGAALPSSAALSPEINAAVRADNGANRKVGVDYRGGGSVTVSYAGQRLAAGPWPAFRQAPRNVTVFAAAMRGQGVRLTEEQAGRLAAERAAGAVTLAVEARVPVRLRFGKVLRTWTVDVKARCDVAVDRLEGDAAAVNRGCRVKVRPLWWWW, from the coding sequence ATGGCCGACCGCGTCCACCctgtgccgccgcctccgtctcGCCTCCCCGCCGACGCCGAAGCCCCCGCCACTGTTGCCGGCGCGGCGCCCACGGAGACCACGCCGCTGCAGTACCCGTCCTTCAAcagcccgccgtcgccgccgcccggcacCTACATCATCCACGTGCCCAAGGACCAGGTCCTCCGCGTCCCGCCCCCGGACCGCGCGCGCCGCTACAAGAAGCTCGCCGCGcgcccggcccgccgccgcctcctccgccgcgcctgctgctgctcctgcgccgcgctcctcctccttctcttcCTCGCCGCGGCCTTCGCCGGCGCCGTCTACCTCGTATTCCACCCCCGCGCGCCCACCTTCTCCGTCGCCTCCCTCTCCATCCGCGGCCTCGGGGCCGCCCTGCCGTCCTCCGCCGCGCTCTCCCCCGAGATCaacgccgccgtgcgcgcggaCAACGGCGCCAACAGGAAGGTCGGCGTCGACtaccgcggcggcgggagcgtcACGGTCTCCTACGCCGGGCAGCGGCTTGCCGCGGGACCGTGGCCCGCGTTCCGGCAGGCGCCGCGGAACGTGACGGTGTTCGCGGCGGCGATGAGGGGCCAGGGCGTGCGGCTGACGGAGGAGCAGGCGGGGCGGCTCGCCGCGGAGCGGGCCGCGGGCGCCGTGACGCTGGCGGTGGAGGCGAGGGTGCCCGTGCGGCTGCGCTTCGGCAAGGTGCTGCGGACGTGGACAGTGGACGTGAAGGCGCGGTGCGACGTGGCCGTGGACAGGCTGGagggggacgcggcggcggtgaacAGGGGGTGCAGGGTGAAGGTCAGGCCgctctggtggtggtggtga
- the LOC120663466 gene encoding regulation of nuclear pre-mRNA domain-containing protein 2-like yields MAGAKADVDAETGDGGGAAGGAGGGGGGSFSEHRLVEKLSKLNSSAASIQTLSQWCIFHRKRAKRVVDTWEKQFNSATKDKKVSFLYLSNDILQNSKRKGGDFVNEFWRVLPRSLKHVYENGGEEGKKVVARLIGIWDERKVFGTRIESLKDGIFGDNPHILDKNGNSSNPSSNPPSNSKVSRKDSGTTVKKLTVGGMPEKIVTAYQSVLDQHFDEDTVLNKCKSTVGVLERINKDINDASTNGNQPASTLISDLQEQEMTLKQCIEQLESVDAARISLINQLKKALSEQESKSMVLRSQLQVARAETERVIQLRQQLGGALSTSATQSSPSPLMITPPEQTAGTVQGSGVRSTPPQSQPLTPATSLRPTFSAVGDESKRSAAAMADKLASLSAPVLSSILSSLAAEQAASINGGSPSGELSGGPPGFQIEKRPRLEKQAGDMGASPFFGQAPQVQQQMGAVPTTLGGTQPRTPVPFPPPPPPLPSLLPPLLQQFGQNTGGMIGMGGPFGMMAGSMPPPPPLSNILPAGFPGPSGPPPPPPLPPAQSQPQQQQQSPQAPQQSPTSTGFFQSSGMSFFPPVQVQQSPSAQRQ; encoded by the exons ATGGCGGGCGCGAAGGCGGATGTAGACGCGGAAacgggggacggcggcggcgccgcaggtggcgccggcggcgggggaggcggctCCTTCAGCGAGCACAGGCTGGTCGAGAAGCTCAGCAAGCTCAACAGCTCAGCGGCGAGTATTCAGA CACTTTCACAATGGTGCATTTTTCACCGCAAGAGGGCCAAAAGGGTTGTAGACACATGGGAGAAGCAGTTTAATAGTGCAACAAAGGATAAGAAAGTATCATTCCTGTATCTATCGAATGATATCCTGCAAAACAGCAAACGCAAGGGAGGAGACTTTGTGAATGAGTTCTGGAGGGTTCTACCTAGATCACTGAAACATGTCTATGAAAATGGGggagaagaaggaaagaaaGTGGTGGCAAGATTA ATAGGAATTTGGGATGAACGTAAGGTTTTTGGGACTCGTATTGAAAGTCTGAAAGATGGCATTTTTGGTGACAACCCTCATATATTGGATAAGAACGGGAATAGTTCAAATCCTAGCTCTAACCCCCCTTCAAATTCCAAAGTTTCACGGAAGGATTCTGGTACGACAGTAAAA AAACTTACTGTTGGTGGGATGCCTGAAAAGATTGTAACTGCATACCAATCGGTCCTTGATCAACATTTTGATGAAGACACAGTTTTAAACAAATGTAAGAGTACTGTTGGTGTTTTGGAGAGGATAAATAAAGATATAAACGATGCTAGCACCAATG GTAATCAGCCAGCATCAACATTGATTTCCGACCTTCAAGAACAAGAAATGACCCTAAAGCAGTGCATCGAACAACTTGAAAGTGTAGATGCGGCGAGGATATCCCTGATCAATCAATTAAAAAAAGCTCTCAGCGAACAG GAGTCAAAGTCAATGGTTCTTCGCAGCCAGTTGCAA GTTGCTCGAGCAGAGACTGAACGTGTCATTCAACTTAGACAACAACTGGGTGGTGCCCTTAGCACAAGCGCCACACAATCTAGTCCTAGTCCGCTCATGATTACTCCACCAGAGCAAACAGCTGGTACGGTGCAAGGTTCAGGAGTAAGGTCGACACCTCCACAGTCACAGCCACTGACTCCAGCAACCTCACTTCGGCCTACATTCAGTGCAGTGGGTGACGAGTCCAAGAGGTCGGCAGCAGCTATGGCAGATAAGCTTGCATCTTTGTCAGCACCTGTGCTTAGCTCCATTCTCTCATCTCTTGCCGCTGAGCAAGCTGCTTCCATAAATGGTGGATCACCTTCTGGAGAATTATCTGGAGGACCACCAGGCTTCCAGATTGAAAAGAGGCCTAGGCTTGAGAAGCAGGCTGGTGATATGGGTGCTTCTCCCTTTTTTGGGCAAGCGCCACAGGTGCAACAACAGATGGGAGCAGTGCCTACTACTCTTGGAGGCACGCAACCACGAACGCCAGTTCCATTtccaccacctccaccgccaTTGCCATCTCTATTGCCACCACTTCTACAACAATTTGGTCAAAATACTGGAGGAATGATCGGAATGGGAGGACCTTTCGGGATGATGGCAGGCTCtatgccacctccacctcctttgTCCAACATTCTGCCGGCAGGTTTCCCAGGACCAAGCGGGCCACCTCCCCCACCTCCACTTCCACCCGCTCAGAGCCagccccagcagcagcagcag